A genomic stretch from Streptomyces sp. QL37 includes:
- the fmt gene encoding methionyl-tRNA formyltransferase, which produces MKLVFAGTPEVAVPALDALIASDRHEVAAVVTRPDAPAGRGRRLVASPVAERAEEAGIEVLKPARPRDEDFLARLREIAPDCCPVVAYGALLPRTALDVPARGWVNLHFSLLPAWRGAAPVQHSVMAGDEVTGASTFLIEEGLDSGPVYGVLTEEIRPTDTSGDLLTRLAFAGAGLLAATMDGIEDGTLHAVPQPAEGVTLAPKITVEDAQVRWSDPALRVDRVVRGCTPAPGAWTLFRGERLKLVQAVPVLDRTDLAPGELSAGKNNVYVGTGSHAVELLWVQPQGKKPMRAADWARGVRIPHGELLGL; this is translated from the coding sequence ATGAAGCTCGTCTTCGCAGGCACCCCCGAGGTCGCCGTTCCCGCCCTGGACGCCCTGATCGCCTCCGACCGCCACGAGGTGGCCGCCGTGGTGACCCGCCCCGACGCTCCGGCCGGGCGGGGGCGCCGGTTGGTCGCCAGTCCCGTCGCCGAACGCGCCGAGGAGGCGGGCATCGAGGTGCTCAAGCCGGCCAGGCCGCGCGACGAGGACTTCCTGGCGCGCCTGCGCGAGATCGCACCGGACTGCTGCCCCGTCGTCGCGTACGGCGCCCTGCTGCCCAGGACCGCGCTCGACGTGCCCGCCAGGGGCTGGGTCAATCTGCACTTCTCGCTGCTGCCCGCCTGGCGCGGGGCCGCGCCCGTCCAGCACTCGGTGATGGCCGGCGACGAGGTCACCGGCGCGTCCACCTTCCTGATCGAGGAGGGGCTGGACTCCGGACCGGTCTACGGCGTCCTCACCGAGGAGATCCGGCCCACCGACACCAGCGGAGACCTGCTCACCCGGCTGGCCTTCGCCGGCGCCGGGCTGCTCGCGGCGACCATGGACGGCATCGAGGACGGCACCCTGCACGCCGTCCCCCAGCCCGCCGAGGGCGTCACCCTCGCACCCAAGATCACCGTCGAGGACGCCCAGGTGCGGTGGTCCGATCCCGCGCTCAGGGTCGACCGTGTCGTGCGCGGCTGCACCCCCGCTCCCGGGGCGTGGACGCTCTTCCGCGGGGAGCGGCTCAAGCTGGTCCAGGCGGTGCCCGTCCTGGACCGTACCGATCTCGCCCCCGGAGAGCTGTCCGCGGGCAAGAACAACGTCTACGTGGGCACCGGCTCGCACGCCGTGGAGCTCCTCTGGGTCCAGCCGCAGGGCAAGAAGCCGATGCGGGCCGCCGACTGGGCCCGCGGCGTGCGCATCCCCCACGGGGAGCTGCTGGGGCTCTGA
- a CDS encoding integration host factor: protein MALPPLTPEQRAAALEKAAAARRERAEVKNRLKHSGASLHDVIKQGQENDVIGKMKVSALLESLPGVGKVRAKQIMERLGISESRRVRGLGSNQIASLEREFGGSAA from the coding sequence GTGGCTCTTCCGCCCCTTACCCCTGAACAGCGCGCAGCCGCGCTCGAAAAGGCCGCCGCGGCTCGCCGGGAGCGGGCCGAGGTCAAGAATCGACTCAAGCACTCCGGCGCCTCCCTCCATGACGTCATCAAGCAGGGCCAGGAGAACGACGTCATCGGCAAGATGAAGGTCTCCGCCCTTCTCGAGTCCCTGCCGGGCGTGGGCAAGGTCCGCGCCAAGCAGATCATGGAGCGTCTCGGCATCTCCGAGAGCCGCCGTGTCCGGGGTCTTGGCTCCAACCAGATCGCATCCTTGGAGCGTGAGTTCGGCGGCAGCGCCGCCTGA
- the metK gene encoding methionine adenosyltransferase: MSRRLFTSESVTEGHPDKIADQISDTILDALLREDPSSRVAVETLITTGLVHVAGEVTTKAYADIPNLVRNKVLEIGYDSSKKGFDGASCGVSVSIGAQSPDIAQGVDTAYEKRVEGDEDELDKQGAGDQGLMFGYACDETPELMPLPIYLAHRLSRRLSEVRKNGTIPYLRPDGKTQVTIEYDGDKAVRLDTVVVSSQHASDIDLDSLLAPDIREFVVEHVLNQLIEDGIKLDTDGYRLLVNPTGRFEIGGPMGDAGLTGRKIIIDTYGGMARHGGGAFSGKDPSKVDRSAAYAMRWVAKNVVAAGLATRCEVQVAYAIGKAEPVGLFVETFGTAAVDTEKIEHAIGEVFDLRPAAIIRDLDLLRPIYAQTAAYGHFGRELPDFTWERTDRVDALRRAAGI; the protein is encoded by the coding sequence GTGTCCCGCCGTCTCTTCACCTCGGAGTCCGTCACCGAGGGCCACCCCGACAAGATCGCTGACCAGATCAGCGACACGATTCTCGACGCCCTCCTGCGCGAGGACCCCTCCTCGCGCGTCGCCGTCGAGACCTTGATCACCACCGGTCTGGTGCATGTCGCGGGTGAGGTCACGACCAAGGCCTACGCCGACATCCCCAACCTCGTGCGCAACAAGGTGCTGGAGATCGGTTACGACTCCTCCAAGAAGGGCTTCGACGGCGCCTCGTGCGGTGTCTCGGTGTCCATCGGGGCGCAGTCCCCGGACATCGCCCAGGGTGTCGACACCGCGTACGAGAAGCGGGTCGAGGGCGACGAGGACGAGCTCGACAAGCAGGGCGCGGGCGACCAGGGGCTGATGTTCGGCTACGCCTGCGACGAGACGCCCGAGCTGATGCCTCTGCCGATCTACCTCGCGCACCGGCTGTCGCGCCGGCTCTCCGAGGTCCGCAAGAACGGGACCATCCCGTACCTGCGCCCCGACGGCAAGACCCAGGTCACCATCGAGTACGACGGCGACAAGGCCGTCCGCCTCGACACGGTCGTCGTCTCCTCGCAGCACGCCTCGGACATCGACCTGGACTCGCTGCTCGCGCCCGACATCCGTGAGTTCGTCGTGGAGCACGTCCTCAACCAGCTCATCGAGGACGGCATCAAGCTGGACACGGACGGCTACCGCCTCCTGGTCAACCCGACCGGCCGCTTCGAGATCGGTGGCCCGATGGGCGACGCCGGTCTCACCGGGCGCAAGATCATCATCGACACCTACGGCGGCATGGCCCGCCACGGTGGCGGCGCGTTCTCCGGCAAGGACCCGTCCAAGGTCGACCGCTCGGCCGCGTACGCCATGCGCTGGGTCGCCAAGAACGTCGTGGCGGCCGGGCTCGCCACCCGCTGCGAGGTCCAGGTCGCCTACGCGATCGGCAAGGCCGAGCCGGTGGGCCTGTTCGTCGAGACCTTCGGCACCGCCGCGGTCGACACGGAGAAGATCGAGCACGCGATCGGTGAGGTCTTCGACCTCCGCCCGGCCGCGATCATCCGTGACCTCGACCTGCTCCGCCCGATCTACGCCCAGACCGCGGCTTACGGGCACTTCGGCCGCGAGCTCCCCGACTTCACCTGGGAGCGCACCGACCGCGTGGACGCGCTGCGCCGGGCGGCGGGGATCTAG
- a CDS encoding quinone-dependent dihydroorotate dehydrogenase yields MYKLFFQLVFKRMDPEQAHHLAFRWIRLAARTPVLRTFVAAALAPRHKELRTEALGLRMHGPFGLAAGFDKNAIAIDGMSMLGFDHIEIGTVTGEPQPGNPKKRLFRLVEDRALINRMGFNNEGSAAVAERLATRTPVFRTTVGVNIGKTKVVPEDEAVGDYVKSTERLAAHADYLVVNVSSPNTPGLRNLQATEALRPLLTAVREAADRTVTGRRVPLLVKIAPDLADEDVDAVADLAVELGLDGIIATNTTIARDGLGLRSEASLVKETGGLSGAPLKERSLEVLSRLYARVGTRITLVGVGGIENAEDAWQRILAGATLVQGYSAFIYEGPFYARAIHKGLAARLAASPYATLAEAVGAETRKVMQ; encoded by the coding sequence ATGTACAAACTCTTCTTCCAGCTGGTCTTCAAGCGCATGGACCCGGAGCAGGCCCACCACCTCGCGTTCCGCTGGATCCGCCTCGCGGCCCGCACCCCCGTGCTGCGCACCTTTGTCGCCGCCGCGCTCGCCCCCCGCCACAAGGAGCTGCGCACCGAGGCCCTCGGGCTGCGGATGCACGGCCCCTTCGGGCTCGCCGCCGGATTCGACAAGAACGCGATCGCGATCGACGGCATGTCGATGCTCGGGTTCGACCACATCGAAATCGGCACGGTCACCGGCGAGCCGCAGCCCGGCAACCCGAAGAAGCGGCTGTTCCGCCTCGTCGAGGACCGGGCGCTCATCAACCGAATGGGCTTCAACAACGAGGGCTCCGCGGCCGTGGCCGAGCGCCTCGCCACCCGCACCCCGGTCTTCCGTACGACCGTCGGTGTCAACATCGGCAAGACCAAGGTCGTCCCCGAGGACGAAGCCGTGGGCGACTACGTGAAGTCCACCGAGCGGCTCGCCGCCCACGCCGACTACCTCGTGGTGAACGTCTCCTCGCCCAACACGCCCGGCCTGCGCAACCTCCAGGCCACCGAGGCGCTGCGCCCGCTGCTCACCGCCGTGCGCGAGGCCGCCGACCGCACCGTCACCGGCCGGCGCGTCCCCCTGCTCGTCAAGATCGCCCCGGACCTCGCGGACGAGGACGTCGACGCGGTCGCCGACCTCGCCGTCGAGCTCGGTCTGGACGGCATCATCGCCACCAACACCACCATCGCCCGCGACGGCCTCGGCCTGAGGTCCGAGGCGTCGCTGGTCAAGGAGACCGGCGGACTCTCCGGCGCACCCCTCAAGGAGCGCTCCCTGGAGGTCCTGAGCCGCCTGTACGCCCGCGTGGGGACCCGGATCACCCTGGTGGGCGTCGGGGGCATCGAGAACGCCGAGGACGCCTGGCAGCGCATCCTGGCCGGTGCCACGCTCGTCCAGGGCTACAGCGCCTTCATCTACGAGGGCCCGTTCTACGCCCGCGCGATCCACAAGGGCCTGGCCGCCCGCCTGGCCGCATCCCCGTACGCGACCCTCGCCGAAGCCGTCGGCGCCGAGACACGGAAGGTCATGCAGTGA
- the gmk gene encoding guanylate kinase, whose translation MAATSRGTSPVPPDVRPRLTVLSGPSGVGKSTVVAHMRKVHPEVWLSVSATTRKPRPGERNGVHYFFVDDEEFDKLIANGELLEWAEFAGNRYGTPRRAVLDRLEAGEPVLLEIDLQGARLVRQSMPEAQLVFLAPPGWDELVRRLTGRGTESQEVIERRLAAAKVELAAEAEFDTTLVNTSVEDVARELLTLMLQASGLRGSDD comes from the coding sequence ATGGCTGCAACATCCCGGGGGACGTCCCCCGTACCCCCGGACGTACGTCCGCGGCTGACCGTGCTCTCCGGCCCCTCAGGGGTCGGCAAGAGCACGGTCGTCGCTCATATGCGCAAGGTCCACCCCGAGGTCTGGCTCTCGGTGTCCGCGACGACCCGTAAGCCACGCCCCGGCGAGCGCAACGGCGTCCACTACTTCTTCGTGGACGACGAGGAGTTCGACAAGCTGATCGCCAACGGCGAACTGCTGGAGTGGGCCGAGTTCGCCGGCAACCGGTACGGCACGCCGCGCCGGGCCGTGCTCGACCGCCTGGAGGCGGGCGAGCCGGTGCTGCTGGAGATCGACCTCCAGGGTGCCCGGCTGGTCCGCCAGTCGATGCCCGAGGCGCAGCTCGTCTTCCTGGCTCCGCCCGGCTGGGACGAGCTGGTGCGCCGGCTCACCGGCCGCGGGACGGAGTCGCAGGAAGTCATCGAGCGCCGCCTCGCCGCGGCGAAGGTCGAACTGGCCGCCGAGGCGGAGTTCGACACCACGCTCGTCAACACCTCGGTCGAGGACGTCGCACGCGAGCTGCTAACGTTGATGCTGCAGGCTTCCGGCCTCCGTGGCAGCGACGACTGA
- a CDS encoding transcription antitermination factor NusB translates to MNDQQRRRPSTPHRRPKKDPVRFLAFEVLRAVDERDAYANLVLPPLLKKARAKGDFDGRDAALATELVYGTLRRQGTYDAIVAACIDRPLREVDPPVLDVLNMGVHQLLGTRIPTHAAVSASVELARVVLGEGRAKFVNAVLRKVSAHDLDGWVERVAPAYDEDAEEHLSVVHSHPRWIVSALWDALGSGRAGIEDLLEADNERPEVTLAARPGRSTTEELLDALGEESGLPGRWSPYAVRMAEGGEPGALAAVRDGSAGVQDEGSQLVAAALANAPVEGDDTRWLDGCAGPGGKAALLAALAAGRGATLLAAEKQPHRARLVERALAGNPGPYQVITADGTRPPWRPGSFDRVLMDVPCSGLGALRRRPESRWRRRAEDLEGFAPLQRGLLREALKAVRVGGVVGYATCSPHLAETRVVVEDVLKGRGGEPFEAEWVDARPLLPGVPALGDGPDIQLWPHLHGTDAMYLALLRRTG, encoded by the coding sequence GTGAACGACCAGCAGCGTCGCCGTCCCTCCACACCGCACCGGCGCCCCAAGAAGGACCCGGTCCGGTTCCTCGCCTTCGAGGTGCTCAGGGCCGTCGACGAGCGCGACGCCTACGCCAACCTCGTCCTCCCCCCGCTGCTGAAGAAGGCGCGCGCCAAGGGCGATTTCGACGGCAGGGACGCGGCGCTGGCGACCGAGCTGGTCTACGGGACGCTGCGCCGTCAGGGCACCTACGACGCGATCGTCGCCGCCTGCATCGACCGGCCGCTCCGCGAGGTCGACCCGCCCGTGCTCGATGTGCTCAACATGGGCGTCCACCAGCTGCTCGGCACCCGCATCCCCACCCACGCCGCCGTCTCCGCCAGTGTGGAGCTGGCCCGGGTGGTGCTGGGCGAGGGCCGCGCCAAGTTCGTCAACGCCGTGCTGCGGAAGGTCTCGGCGCACGACCTCGACGGGTGGGTGGAGCGCGTCGCGCCCGCGTACGACGAGGACGCCGAGGAGCACCTCTCCGTCGTCCACTCGCATCCCCGGTGGATCGTCTCCGCCCTCTGGGACGCCCTGGGCAGCGGCCGCGCCGGGATCGAGGACCTGCTGGAGGCCGACAACGAGCGGCCCGAGGTGACGCTGGCCGCCCGCCCCGGCCGCTCCACCACCGAGGAGCTGCTGGACGCCCTCGGCGAGGAGAGCGGCCTTCCCGGCCGCTGGTCGCCGTATGCCGTGCGGATGGCCGAAGGCGGCGAGCCCGGCGCCCTGGCCGCCGTGCGGGACGGCAGCGCCGGTGTGCAGGACGAGGGCAGCCAGCTCGTCGCCGCCGCCCTGGCCAACGCCCCAGTCGAGGGCGACGACACCCGGTGGCTGGACGGCTGCGCCGGCCCCGGCGGCAAGGCCGCGCTGCTGGCCGCGCTAGCCGCCGGACGCGGCGCGACCCTGCTCGCCGCCGAGAAGCAGCCCCACCGCGCCCGGCTCGTCGAGCGCGCGCTGGCCGGCAACCCGGGGCCCTACCAGGTGATCACCGCCGACGGCACCCGGCCCCCGTGGCGGCCCGGCTCCTTCGACCGGGTCCTCATGGACGTCCCCTGCTCCGGCCTCGGCGCGCTGCGCAGGCGCCCTGAGTCCCGCTGGCGGCGCCGCGCGGAGGACCTGGAGGGCTTCGCCCCCCTGCAACGCGGTCTGCTGCGCGAGGCGTTGAAGGCGGTACGGGTCGGCGGCGTCGTCGGTTACGCGACCTGCTCACCGCACCTCGCGGAGACCAGGGTCGTCGTCGAGGACGTGCTCAAGGGGCGCGGCGGGGAGCCGTTCGAGGCGGAGTGGGTGGACGCCCGCCCCCTGCTGCCCGGGGTCCCCGCCCTGGGCGACGGGCCCGACATCCAGCTCTGGCCGCACCTGCACGGCACCGACGCGATGTACCTCGCGCTGCTGCGCCGCACGGGGTGA
- a CDS encoding primosomal protein N', translating into MSSDDERSDEPGAGAPEQLALIRETVRRAKVPRAKPRTWRGAPLAEKLPVARVLVNKGALHLDQYFDYAVPEELDADAQPGVRVRVRFGAGGRQVRGGRREGGGLIDGFLIERRASSDYQGALAALAYVVSPEPVLGPELLELSRAVADRYAGSLADVLQLAVPPRNGRAESKPSPAPLPPPPAPSPGTWERYTQGPGFLRALAEGGAPRAVWTALPGPHWPEEVARAMAATLASGRGALVVVPDGRSAGRVDAALTAVLGEGRHALLTADSGPEKRYRQWLAVRRGSVRAVVGTRAAMFAPVADLGLVALWDDGDSSHSDDNAPFAHVREVLELRAAHGRCGFLLGSTSCTVEAAQLVESGWALPLRADRDQLRAAAPLVRTVGDGELARDGAARSARLPSLAWQTVRDGLRSGPVLVQVPRRGYAPRLACERCREPARCRHCAGPLQAPDQQDLNCAWCGRAETAWSCAACGGVRLRAQVVGARRTAEELGRAFPAVPVRTSGRDHVLDSVPGQPALVVSTPGAEPVAEGGYAAALLLDGWAMVGRPDLRAGEEALRRWTAAAALVRGQPEGGTVVIVAEPTLRPVQALVRWDPVGHARRELAERAELGFPPVSRMASVTGPPEAVAAYLAGADLPPEAEVLGPVPVPAATPGRPRRPGDAPTGETWDRALVRVPPGRGAALAAALKTALAARTAKGTGDPVRIRIDPPDIG; encoded by the coding sequence GTGAGCAGCGACGACGAGCGGTCCGACGAGCCCGGGGCCGGGGCACCGGAGCAGCTTGCGCTCATCCGGGAGACGGTGCGCCGGGCCAAGGTGCCGCGAGCCAAGCCGCGGACCTGGCGGGGCGCCCCGCTCGCGGAGAAGCTCCCGGTCGCGCGCGTCCTGGTGAACAAGGGCGCGCTCCACCTCGACCAGTACTTCGACTACGCCGTCCCCGAGGAGCTCGACGCGGACGCGCAGCCCGGGGTCCGGGTGAGGGTGCGGTTCGGGGCCGGAGGGCGTCAGGTCCGCGGTGGGCGGCGCGAGGGCGGCGGTCTGATCGACGGCTTCCTGATCGAGCGACGGGCCTCCTCGGACTACCAGGGAGCTCTGGCCGCCCTCGCCTACGTCGTCTCGCCCGAGCCGGTGCTCGGACCGGAGCTGCTCGAGCTCTCGCGGGCCGTCGCCGACCGTTACGCCGGAAGCCTCGCGGACGTGCTGCAGCTCGCGGTCCCGCCGAGGAACGGCCGCGCCGAGTCCAAGCCCTCGCCGGCGCCCCTGCCGCCGCCCCCCGCCCCGTCGCCCGGCACCTGGGAGCGGTACACCCAGGGCCCCGGATTCCTGCGGGCGCTGGCCGAGGGCGGGGCTCCCCGGGCCGTCTGGACCGCGCTGCCCGGACCGCACTGGCCCGAGGAGGTCGCCCGCGCGATGGCCGCCACCCTGGCCTCGGGCCGGGGCGCGCTCGTCGTCGTACCGGACGGGCGGAGTGCGGGGCGGGTCGACGCCGCGCTCACCGCGGTGCTGGGGGAGGGGCGCCACGCGCTGCTGACGGCCGACTCCGGACCGGAGAAGCGCTACCGGCAGTGGCTGGCCGTCCGGCGCGGCTCCGTGCGTGCGGTGGTCGGGACCAGGGCCGCGATGTTCGCCCCGGTCGCCGACCTGGGCCTGGTGGCCCTCTGGGACGACGGGGACTCGAGCCACAGCGACGACAACGCCCCCTTCGCGCACGTCAGGGAGGTCCTGGAGCTGCGGGCGGCACACGGCCGCTGCGGGTTCCTCCTCGGCTCCACGAGCTGCACGGTGGAGGCCGCCCAGCTGGTCGAGAGCGGCTGGGCCCTGCCCCTGCGCGCGGACCGGGACCAGCTGCGGGCCGCGGCCCCCCTCGTGCGTACCGTCGGCGACGGGGAGCTCGCGCGGGACGGCGCCGCCCGCTCCGCGCGGCTGCCCAGCCTGGCCTGGCAGACCGTGCGGGACGGCCTGCGCAGCGGTCCCGTGCTCGTCCAGGTGCCGCGCCGGGGCTACGCGCCCAGGCTGGCCTGCGAGCGCTGCCGCGAACCCGCCCGGTGCCGTCACTGCGCGGGGCCGTTGCAGGCACCCGATCAGCAGGACCTCAACTGCGCCTGGTGCGGGCGCGCCGAGACGGCCTGGAGCTGCGCCGCCTGCGGGGGGGTCCGGCTGCGGGCGCAGGTCGTCGGCGCCCGCAGGACGGCCGAGGAGCTCGGGCGGGCCTTTCCCGCCGTCCCGGTGCGGACGTCCGGACGGGACCATGTGCTGGACTCCGTGCCCGGCCAGCCCGCCCTCGTGGTCAGCACCCCCGGGGCGGAGCCGGTGGCCGAGGGCGGTTACGCCGCCGCGCTGCTGCTGGACGGCTGGGCGATGGTCGGCAGGCCCGACCTGCGGGCGGGCGAGGAGGCCCTGCGGCGCTGGACGGCCGCCGCCGCGCTGGTCCGGGGGCAGCCGGAGGGCGGCACGGTGGTCATCGTGGCGGAGCCGACCCTGCGGCCCGTGCAGGCTCTGGTCCGCTGGGACCCGGTCGGTCACGCCCGGCGTGAGCTCGCCGAACGCGCCGAGCTCGGCTTCCCGCCGGTGTCCCGGATGGCCTCGGTGACCGGCCCACCGGAGGCGGTGGCCGCCTACCTCGCCGGAGCGGACCTGCCGCCGGAGGCGGAGGTGCTCGGACCGGTCCCCGTGCCGGCGGCCACCCCCGGAAGACCCCGAAGGCCTGGGGACGCGCCCACCGGCGAGACCTGGGACCGTGCGCTGGTCCGGGTCCCGCCGGGGCGGGGAGCGGCGCTGGCTGCCGCCCTGAAGACGGCGCTGGCGGCGCGGACGGCCAAGGGCACCGGAGACCCCGTACGGATCAGGATCGATCCGCCGGACATCGGCTGA
- the pyrF gene encoding orotidine-5'-phosphate decarboxylase, whose translation MTLEPFGARLRHAMDTRGPLCVGIDPHASLLTSWGLSDDIAGLERFTRTVVEALADRVAVLKPQSAFFERFGSRGVAVLEKAVEEARAAGALVLMDAKRGDIGSTMGAYAATYLDKDSPLFSDAVTVSPYLGFGSLRPALDAAAVSGAGVFVLALTSNPEGAEVQRATAADGRSLAQVMLDHMAAENAGAAPLGSVGAVVGATLGDAGADLSINGPLLAPGIGAQGATPADLPRVFGAAVGNVVPSVSRGVLRHGPDASGLREAAERFADEVRTAVSES comes from the coding sequence GTGACCCTTGAACCCTTCGGCGCACGCCTGCGCCACGCCATGGACACCCGCGGGCCGCTCTGCGTCGGCATCGACCCGCACGCCTCCCTGCTCACCTCCTGGGGCCTGAGCGACGACATCGCGGGCCTCGAGCGCTTCACGCGTACGGTCGTCGAGGCCCTGGCCGACCGGGTCGCCGTGCTCAAGCCGCAGTCCGCGTTCTTCGAGCGCTTCGGATCGCGGGGCGTCGCCGTCCTGGAGAAGGCCGTGGAGGAGGCCCGTGCGGCGGGGGCCCTCGTGCTCATGGACGCCAAGCGCGGCGACATCGGCTCCACGATGGGCGCGTACGCGGCCACCTACCTCGACAAGGACTCGCCGCTGTTCTCCGACGCGGTCACCGTCTCGCCGTACCTCGGCTTCGGCTCGCTGCGCCCGGCGCTCGACGCCGCCGCGGTCTCGGGGGCGGGCGTCTTCGTGCTCGCCCTCACCTCCAACCCGGAGGGCGCGGAGGTCCAGCGGGCCACCGCCGCGGACGGCAGGTCACTGGCACAGGTGATGCTCGACCACATGGCCGCCGAGAACGCCGGAGCGGCTCCGCTCGGCTCCGTCGGCGCGGTGGTCGGCGCCACGCTCGGGGACGCCGGCGCCGATCTGTCCATCAACGGTCCGCTGCTCGCTCCCGGCATCGGCGCCCAGGGGGCCACCCCCGCGGATCTGCCCCGCGTCTTCGGCGCCGCGGTGGGCAACGTGGTCCCGAGTGTGAGCCGGGGCGTCCTGCGCCACGGCCCGGACGCGTCAGGGCTGCGCGAAGCCGCCGAGCGGTTCGCGGACGAGGTCCGTACGGCCGTCTCGGAAAGCTGA
- the coaBC gene encoding bifunctional phosphopantothenoylcysteine decarboxylase/phosphopantothenate--cysteine ligase CoaBC, with product MEKPRVVLGVSGGIAAYKACELLRRLTESGHDVRVVPTDASLNFVGAATWSALSGNPVSTEVWESVHEVPHVRIGQGADLVVVAPATADMLAKAAHGLADDLLTNTLLTARCPVVFAPAMHTEMWEHPATQENVATLRRRGAVVIEPAVGRLTGVDTGKGRLPDPGEIFEVCRRVLARGAGAPDLAGRHVVISAGGTREPLDPVRYLGNRSSGKQGYALARTAVARGARVTLIEANTGLPDPAGADVVRAGTAVQLREAVLKAAADADVVVMAAAVADFRPADYATGKIKKKDGQEPAPVALVRNPDILAEVAAERAREGQLVVGFAAETDDVLRNGREKLRRKGCDLLVVNEVGERKTFGSEENEAVVLAADGGETTVPYGPKEALADTVWDLVAARFD from the coding sequence GTGGAGAAGCCGAGGGTCGTCCTGGGGGTCAGCGGAGGCATCGCCGCGTACAAGGCGTGTGAGCTGCTGCGCAGGCTGACCGAGTCCGGCCACGACGTGCGGGTCGTCCCGACCGACGCGTCGCTGAACTTCGTCGGGGCGGCCACATGGTCCGCCCTCTCCGGGAACCCCGTGTCGACCGAGGTCTGGGAGAGCGTGCACGAGGTGCCGCACGTCCGGATCGGGCAGGGCGCCGACCTCGTCGTGGTGGCCCCCGCCACGGCCGACATGCTCGCCAAGGCCGCCCACGGCCTTGCCGACGACCTCCTCACCAACACCCTGCTCACCGCTCGCTGTCCGGTCGTCTTCGCGCCCGCGATGCACACCGAGATGTGGGAGCACCCCGCCACCCAGGAGAACGTCGCCACCCTCCGCCGCCGCGGCGCCGTCGTCATCGAGCCCGCCGTCGGGCGACTCACCGGCGTGGACACGGGCAAGGGGCGGCTGCCGGACCCGGGGGAGATCTTCGAGGTCTGCCGGCGCGTCCTGGCCCGGGGCGCCGGTGCCCCCGACCTCGCGGGCCGGCACGTGGTGATCAGCGCGGGCGGCACGCGTGAGCCGCTGGACCCGGTCCGCTACCTGGGCAACCGCTCCTCCGGCAAGCAGGGCTACGCCCTGGCCCGCACCGCCGTCGCCCGCGGCGCCCGGGTCACGCTGATCGAGGCGAACACCGGGCTGCCCGACCCCGCGGGCGCCGACGTCGTGCGCGCCGGGACCGCCGTCCAGCTGCGCGAGGCCGTGCTGAAGGCGGCGGCCGACGCCGACGTGGTGGTGATGGCCGCGGCCGTCGCCGACTTCCGGCCCGCCGACTACGCCACGGGGAAGATCAAGAAGAAGGACGGCCAGGAGCCGGCCCCCGTCGCGCTCGTACGCAATCCGGACATCCTCGCCGAGGTCGCCGCGGAGCGCGCCCGGGAGGGGCAGCTCGTCGTGGGATTCGCCGCGGAGACCGACGACGTCCTCCGCAACGGCCGCGAGAAGCTCCGCCGCAAGGGCTGCGACCTCCTCGTCGTGAACGAGGTGGGGGAGCGCAAGACCTTCGGCTCCGAGGAGAACGAGGCGGTCGTGCTCGCGGCCGACGGCGGCGAGACCACCGTGCCGTACGGGCCGAAGGAAGCGCTTGCCGACACGGTTTGGGACCTGGTGGCCGCGCGTTTCGACTAG
- the rpoZ gene encoding DNA-directed RNA polymerase subunit omega, whose amino-acid sequence MSSSITTPEGIINPPIDELLEATDSKYSLVIYAAKRARQINAYYSQLGEGLLEYVGPLVDTHVHEKPLSIALREINAGLLTSEAIEGPAQ is encoded by the coding sequence GTGTCCTCTTCCATCACCACGCCCGAGGGCATCATCAACCCGCCGATTGATGAGCTCCTCGAGGCCACCGACTCGAAGTACAGCCTTGTGATCTACGCCGCCAAGCGCGCGCGTCAGATCAACGCGTACTACTCGCAGCTCGGTGAAGGCCTCCTCGAGTACGTCGGTCCGCTCGTCGACACCCACGTGCACGAGAAGCCGCTCTCGATCGCGCTCCGCGAGATCAACGCGGGCCTGCTGACCTCCGAGGCCATCGAGGGCCCCGCGCAGTAG